The nucleotide window GAATAGTAATATTATGTGTTAGTAAATTGGGTTCCGaatttatttatacatatttactAAATTTCTTGATATAAATACAAGATTTGAAGTAAAATTTCTGAATTACACCGAACTCGTACCTCACTAGATCTGATGCCAATTTTTAACGTGACCTAATAACAATGGATCACGAGGATTATTCGAAGAAGAGAGTGCCTTCTtcgacaacaacaataacaatctaGTAAAATCTCATCAGTGGAatttggggagggtagagtgtacgcagaccttacccttactcTAGAGGGGTAGGGAGGTTGTTTCTAGGAGACCCTCAGCTTAGATACAATGTGAcaacaaaacccaaaaaataatCAACAACGTGAGAGACAATAAATAAATGGAAAAGCAGGAACACAAATATTATGCAAAGGTGTGAAATACAACATAAATTGATGGCAGTGCTAGACAAAACACTATCGTACTCGTCGGTACAAAAAGGGAAACTAGGACAAAGAGGAAAACCGCTCAACTACCCTTTAACCTACAACCCTGATGCTCGACCTCCGCCTTCCTATAAAaagtcatgtcctcggaaatctggagttgcgccatgtcctgcctgatcacctcgccccaatacttTTTGGACCGCTCTCTACCTCTTCTTGTACCTGTcaaagccaaccgctcacacctcctaaccggagCATCTGTTTCTCCTCTGCAcggtgtccgaaccatctaactATGAAAACCGCATCTTCatagttgtttatttatttattaaattaccGAATTTGTTTCTCTTTGTCCATCTCCTGCATGTCTTTTCTGTCTATCATTAAAAGATAAGTGGATGGGGTACTTTACTGAGCTATCACCCGATTAATTGGACAAGTATTCAATCGATAATTCTTCGAAACTCAACTCACTGAATTAAACTTTGAGTGGATGTATCAAATCTGATTAGACAAGACCAGACCTTTTGTATCTAACTTTGAGCTAGACCCTAATTGGACAGATACGtgactccggaaccaaaatgtggttcttttgaactcaaactatacaaatagttggtaaaaaaaaattacatttttatatatagcgccataaTATCTGGCACTATACAGTAACAGTAACGgcaccgttaatgtatagcgtcaggtattgtggcgctatactgtaaaatctgacacgcccaggtatagcgctacaatacctggcgctatacatacatcattaatgtatagcgccaggtatagtGGCGTTATACATACATATTcggccggtaccccctattaaatatatgagtgttaatacaaattcaatacgccaaaaatatacataattaacacaaatgaaaattgaagtttaccactcgtcttgtgaattatggaaagcagggtataaattattttctcgctgctcattcgccggcggtgataagtttaaatcaaggaaaactctttcatctggaacctgtccggcaaaaactgctccagaataaccactcgatgactgggggttatctctactacgcacaacctcgttttttggaacgtcttcgaccttcacgtacatctccaacattgtgattacaagaaattctcggcattcgtccggagtcctcagaaaattactcaaaatgttaaactccgagtaaaaagcaaccccttgcggagtgacggaatacggatatcttccggttactttaagtatcactgaacaTTTCTTCACACTcagttttttgcataacaacgatatcaatttatcgtactctattgtaagtggcaatttaacatgacactgagcaggtaaactgtagcccacagagttattctccatcacaacctcaccccccaatataatgaaactcttattctacgctcttcaaacataatgaaaaaatgctggagaatttaagaacaataaacgtttcaacaagagttaaaaaaaatttgaatgaatttctatacaatcctaacctctttatataggaaatggctagccgaaaatttttttatatataggtatagcgcccaaaaagttggcactatacgcttttgaattattgaagtcagAAATTATTGGTGGGGCAAGGAAAAAGAAGTATAGCGCCactatacctggcgctatacattaatgatgtatgtatagcgccaggtattgtggcgttATACTTGGGCGTGTCAGAttttacagtatagcgccacaatacctggcgctatacattaacggtgcCGTTActgttactgtatagcgccaggtattatggcgctatatataaaaatataattttttttaccaccaatttgtgtagtttgagtttaaaagaaccacattttggttccggacaaGGGTCCAACATGTGTGATTATTTGATGAAGAATTAAGTTGTACACGTGTCACCATCAACCAAAAGATTTTTGGACTGTTTCATGTATCTTTCTACTGATTtcccaaaaaaggaaaaaagagattCAAACAACAAACGTTACATTTGAAGAAATTACAAAGGTAAAAACATCTCCACATGTAATATGTTCAAAACATTAGATAGATCATAAGGTAATGGCCAGTGGGTCCAATAATATTTAGAAGAAAAAAGTGAAGAAGTTTAAGACTATCATTTTATAAAAGCCAACTACAGTTAACTGTTTATAGTAAGCATGGATTTAATACCTAAAAATTATTGCAAGTAATTAACTTGCTACGAACAATTAAACGACACTAATTAATTATACAAtaccggaaacaacctctctacctcctcagatagggataaggtctgtgtacacattaCCCTTCAGATCTCACTTGTAGAATTATACCGgatatgttgatgttgttgttgttgttgtaatttatACTATACATAACTTACTGTAATTCATAAAGTACTTACATCATGAGAGTTAACTAATAAGAAAAGTAAtatatcactactagaaattaggTAATTTCCGTCCAAGGCTTTCCAACCGAAATCGATCGGAAATAAGAGTATTTGGtcgcaaaagtcaacaaaaattgcatgccagcaaaaaaataaaatttccgaccgaaattggtcaaatatttggTCATACTTGCATattatgtacaaaaataattatttattaaaaatttacaaaaatttccgatcgaattcggtcggaaattagtCAACTATTTGGTcatatgtacaaaaataattatttattaaaaatttaccAAATTTCCTACCGAGTGGTCAACTATTCAGCCTCCCTTGtatataatgtacaaaaataattatttattaaaaatttaccaaatttctgaccgaattcggtcggataTTGGTCAAATAATTGGTCATACTTCTATATAatgtaaaaaataattatttattaatttttttttcaaatttccgaccgaattcggtcggaaaatttgatattttttgtttCCCGCCCaagacaaaaattatatatatttatttaaccaaccaaaataattataattcaatatttccgaccgaattcggttgaaaaaatacttttatacaaatttaaatataaatttaataatatttatgtgtgtaaataataaagagggtttaaataaataatatttaatacttatatatgtatagaTATATAGTATAATGTAGTATATATACTAAGTTTGACAGACAGTCGGTCCGCAATTTCCGaacgaaatcggtcggaaattgaTAATTTCCGACCAAATTCCGACCGATTTTAATTGGACGGGAAAATGTTGGTCCCAAGCGTCAGAATGATGGTCGCAAACGTATATCAAACTttatgaaagtatatatatataccgagatGGTATCTTACGTGGAAAGACAGGTCTTTTCCTCCTACGTGCATGAGTTTTTGTGGGTTTGGCAGAAGAAATGCAAGTAACAATGAAGAAATACCTCAGTGGCGAGAAGAAAAAAGATTGTGCAAATGGACAAGAAACTAATTAATCTTCGATTTCAAAGCCATTTTGTCTGTCGTAGTCTCACGTCTCCAGATATGAGTGAAAGGTCCTAATTAATCCAGTGCTTATCTTCACTATAACGTGAGGACATAGAGAAACTGGCGCACTTAGAAAACATATCCCCCCCAAAAGGAAAGCCACTAAGGCAACTTCCAATTATCTCTTCACTAACaagttcttttattttgtttgatgttatttgaaggTGAGCTTTGGAGCAACAGTATTACACTAATATTAGAATAGGCTGCCTACATTACACCCATTGGAACGCTAGTGTCAGAATAGCTGCCTACGTTATACCCATAGGAATGCGGCCTTCTCGCATCCTGCTTGAACGTGGGATGCCTAGTGTACCGGGTTGCTCTCTAATTATTCTTTGGTGCTACTTTTTGGGGTTGGTTTAAGACTATAAGTCAAAGCTAGACAGcactttttcccccttttttgtGCTTTCATTGACTATCATGGATTTTCTGTGACATGAAGTGTAAATATTCATGCATGTTGCCCTAATAAATCACTTTACGGGGTTAGAACTCTGTCACCTCTCCCAACTTCTTCAAATGTTTAGTAATGAAGAAGACAACTGCAAAATCCATTTTGCTGTTGGAAATGAGTAGCTTGGAAATGAGTCAAAGCTACGTTGGAGTAACATGCTACAccgagggcctgtgcaccccGGGAATAGTCGGGGCTCGAAGAGACTCGAATACCCGgtgcaaataaaaaaaaaagccaTGATTTGACTAAGAGAAAAGGAGAACATAGTGATAAATAGAAATGTTTAAGGATTTGTTGCAGTCTACATCCTACTCCTAAAGGCAtcactagagatgaatgcaaagAAAGCTAAAAGCAACTCGCATCAACAAGATAAGAACACTTCCACAAACAATCTCAATCAACCTTTACAGGGGAAAATGAAAGGACGAAACCAGAGTATATTCTAACAAAACCAGCATTTTGATTTCAACTTATCCTAACTAAGTTAATAATAGAAAAAGGCACACGTGGTAGAAGTGCCAATATAAGCTAAAAGGCACATGTGCATCATGCATACAGAGATATGCATTTCTAGCATAGTACTATGATTAATGTCTCGCAGTTTTAGAGTGTATGGCAGATCAAAGTATCACTATCCTTTACATCTTTGAGTATTGAAGTACACTAAGACACTCAGCAGTTTAACTGctgaaaaataaaaagtatacaTTGGTACAACAATCTATATACTACAACTGATGCTGGGATCAAAATCTCGAGTACATACATAATTTTCGTCCTCCCTTTAAACCACTATTGACCTATTGTAACCAATTGATGCAAAAAAAGGCCATTTCCTTCAGCTAAAACCTGAGACAACTAACACGTCACTAGCTACTAGTTGTAAAGCCAAGCAGTGGCAAACTAAGTTACGTTTTCCTGTATTACATGTAAGCAGCTAATTGAGGAGGAACAAAAACTTGGCCTGAGATTGCTTAAAGGGCTCCTCCTCGAACCCATCGAGCTGAACCTCCCTTTGCTGCACTAGAAAGATAATCACCAACATTAGCTACGAATAGAGGATCCCTCTCCTCAAATGTTATTTCATCAACATTATTCCCAGACAAATTTTTCTGATCTGTACATTCCAGTTCTTTCGTCAAATCTTCCATTGTCTTCTTCAAAGTGGCTTTGTTCACCTTCCCAGCCTCACCCATTGAGACACCAACCATAGTAATCTTTGGAAGCAAAGGTGATGGATGTAGTTCTCTGTATTCCCTGTCAGTATTAAcaattaaaatttcagtttcttttccACAAGGACTATTAATCTTAAGATGGCATGTTATTTTCATAAAACCAATAAACTGAATGGGACCTTTTATCTTGTATTATCTGCTGCTTCTGTCCTTTACTCCATGCAGGACTCAACCAACCCCCAAAAGGGAGCCGCAGATCCAGCCCTAGTTGTTTTTTATTAGAGACATCATCTGCTTCCTCGACTGCTGAACTGCTGATGCACTGTAGTTGGTTATCATTAGCCTCCAACTGAGAATTATTAACAAAACTGGAAATCCTGCATGCTCTCTGGAAAGAAGCTGCGCTCCTGCAATATCAGAGAAAATGTTGCGATTGAGATATTGCATCAAATGTTTTTACCATCCAAATCTTTGCTTACAGCTTGGAGAATTCTGAGATACCAAGATCTAGCCGCTGACAATGTGACATAAAATAGATGAATATCATCAGTGTTGAAAGATTTTAAGCTATGAACCATGTGAAAAGAACACTTCTCCCTCCAAAGAAACTCTTGAAAATGGATAACTTACCTCTTTTCAAATGAGTCAACCATGTAAGGAAACTTAGGTTGAATTCCTGTTGCTTTTCGTAACCACCTATTCCCTAGAAGAACTTTATCGACAGCATGTAGAAGatgaatttcagcagcttttgatATTACACTCAAAGGTATCGCTGGTTGACCCACTTCATCGAGCACATCCTGAACCTGTCAATCATTTACcaatgggttagtgatattttgCATTATCCACAGCACAACTAAACAAACGAATTGCTAAAaccaataaaagaataaaaagcAGGAAAAGAGAAGGAACCAAAATTGCTGGTGTACTTTGATCATGGGCTATAGCCACTCATAAAATGACCACAATGGTGGTTGACAGCTTTCCCTACCCTCATATCCATGTAAACGAAATTCAACTCATTCTATTGTCCATCTCTCTCCACCCCCAACCCAAAGGAAAACCACCTTAGAAAATATATCACGATCCTCATTTCTTAAGTTTTATTCATCACTATCTCTTTTGCCCCGAACACATACTTTCGAGCCTGACCAGTTTAGTACCTCAGGAGGCTCCCACATACTATCTCCCATCTCTTCAATTACTTCGGAAGCCAAATTATCATCAAAAACATCCCTTCGGCGTTGGACGTGTCGTGTTTGAATCAGCGAATGGAAATGTTGGTCAACAGATTCTTCAAGAATGTTATCTAACATGTTTTTGTCAAAGAAGTAAGGAGTATACCTGATAAGAAGACGAACAAATACATATAAGATAACAGGGAGAAAAGACAGAAGTAAAGACTGAAGCAGCCACAAATAGATTTTCAGAATAGTCAGTTGATAAGGCGGTACGGACAAAAGGTGAACTGGAGAGTCCGCCATAGaagttaaaatatatttataaaaaaaaaggggAGGACTGAATAGTCTAAATTCCATTCACAAGCTTTGCCATTTACTTCAAGACTGCTTATATTACAACTGTTTCATCCACATTTCAGTTAGTCTGACAACCTACAGAAATAAGTGATGAAGCAGATGGTTTATTTATTGATAAGAAAAGAAGATGGTTTATCCGAGGGTTTTTACACATCAGTCAATCACCTCATTCTTGAAAGTGTGTTGACTTGATATTCTGCCCGTTATTGTTTACTAACGACTAGATAAAATGTGGTTACAGCAAACCTTATCTACATCGAGTTAGTTTATggaacatcattatcattatactTAATATTAAATTGAATGTCTTGTAACTCTACAAGCTTCCGCATTGGTCAATTCCTTTGATAAGAGATCAGATATTTCCTATATTCTTATGAGGATATAGTCACGATTAAGTTATTTGCTCAATGTTAATCTGGGCTATAAATCATGATCCTCTGATTCTCAGCATTCATTACTGCTGGATCACAGAAGTCAGAAGGCTACACATTCAGATCCCTGTTTGACATTACGCGGACTTTTGTCTTTCATATCTGGCCTTCTTTACAGAAGGGCCAAGAAAAGCACCTAAAAAATGAGCACATTTAAAGACGTATACAGGAATTTTATAATGTACAAATTACGGACGAAGAGATTGAGTTCTTAGTTATAAATAGCTCCCCTAATAAATTAGAAtccttctctttttctcctttcctttaGGAAACAAGAGAGGTGATGCAAATGTTTGCTGAATATAATCATATTAAATGGTTTCTTTCATGAGGAACATTCAATCAAAGCAACTTGTGATGCTGCAGAAGTAAGACTCCTGAAAATGAGAATTAATTCTAAAAAGTGAACACCATGCAGAGATTGTGTATCACCATAAAGCTGGCCAATATTTAGGTTTCCATTCAATGACAATTTCATCTATCACATATTAATAAATTACCTCTCATTCTTAGGTTCTCCCAAAATAAACTCCATCATCCCTAAAGGAAAGCTTTAGAAAAAGTTTTGCACAATAAAGAGTAACATGTAGAATCCACCTTTAATctgttcatttttcttcaaaagTCAAAAGGTCGTCATATGACTCCACATCTTCCATAAGAGAATATTGATAATTCACACATTCAAAAAGATCAGTCCAATACAGAATATCATAACAACGAATAGGAATGAAACGGCTATAGCTCCTATACGAACTATTAGTAAGATTATACCGAAGAAGCTGAAACCTACCCATACACTCCATGTATTTTAATAACcacacatcaaattaaatatTCAATTGGGCCAAAAAGAGTGTtatattgaagttttcacaaagCAAAGATGGGGATTTTTGAGCCACTTCACTGATCAGAAAACAAACAACCATGCATAAAGCAGATAAATATACCATTTTATACCATCTGTAGTTGCTATAGCAATATCTAAGTTTTGAGCACTGAAAACAGGAACACCGTCCACCTTTTTCCTTCCATCAGACTGTGGCATAGCCTTAAGCAGCTTGTTGGCTTCCTTGACCTGAATGTGCACCAAATATTTGTAGAGATTTTAAGATGATAAATAAATAACTTTAACAGCTGCTTTCCAGAATTAAATCAAGATCTCAAAACAGGATCAAACCTGTTTCTCATTCGGAACAAATTGGAACAAGTGTGGTTTTTCCTGACAGAAAATTAATATGGTGTTAAAAAAATTCCTGGAAGATGAAAACATCATGAAGTTTCCAATAAGAAGGGGCAACAGAATCCCAGAACACGGCAAATGTACTATCAATAGTTTTCAGGTGGAAGGGAATCCTTAAACTCTAACAGGTATCATTTTCCTCAAAACTGTCTTAAACAATCAGAACTTGCAAGTTCACATCTCTCTTTCTAGTTGCTACACAACCCACAAACTACAGTGCCCTGATTAGAACCTTACTAATCTGGACACTGTAGGAGATGGGGTTGGTCCTGTTTCCTAATCCTATATGTATATTTTGTTCCTAAAAATATTGTTCCTTCATACATAGTTGGGTATCATTTTGGAATTGGACATCGTTGATATCTTATAGCTTAGCATAAATGTTTTGACCTATAAGAAATAAATTCAAATGCCTCATCATTAACcacttaagcttttagatgagtaTTCGCATAGCTGGTACTAGAGCAGGCAGAAATCCAGCATCTGATTTTTTATTATCACATATCAATAAAATATTTCTTCGTGCTTGGCCAGAGAAAGATTCACACATGAGGGACGTCTTGCAGAcctataatataaaaataaattgttCCCTTTTTAATAGTTTAAGTTATAATTCAATGATAGAGGGAAAAAAACATATTTAAGTtaaaccaaaaaatatatataaaacttaTATATAACTTCTGTGGGTCGTTTGGAGAGAAAGAACTTGAGAGCTTTTGACGGGCATCATGCGGTAGAGTTGAATTTGGTACAATTGAGGAGTAGCCTCTTATTCTTGTTTCTTTTTGGTGCACCCATGAAGTTCCTTTATGTATAAAAATTTGAGTGTCGTTTGTAGAAAAACATATCATTGTGTAGGTTTTTCTACTTTTAGCATACTTCTCATATGCGGGTTTCTCTTTGCCCATTCaactaaataaaattaattattttatcaaAAAGAATATAAGAATATCTATAAATACCTACACATTTATCACTAAACTGTGTTCAATACTATAAGCTCTATAAAATATGTAGTCATGCAAGTTCGGAAAAAAAAAATGCACAGCACAAGAGAATGCATCAAGAGATGAGTAAATCCGAAATTCAATTAGTTTGATTAAATgcaaagtaatttttttaaaaaaatactatatAGAGGAGGGTAGGGGAAGGGGAAACCGGGAGGGGATTACAAGGTGGGAAATCAAACCCTATATGCAAAGTAGGTTAACTCAATCTACATCATTCTCAAGCTAGGCCATAAAGCAGGACTAGATCCAATGTGATCCTAATCTCAGATTTCCCAAACAAATTGTGATGCTTCTCTCCAGCTCCATGTTCAAGATCAGTTTGATTCCTCTACAAGTTCTCGTTGTTGGCTCAACCTATCTTTCCTAAATATGAACTCGTCATAAAGAGTCTATCTTCCTTAATTCCTACATATAATCCCCCACCCCCTACAAAACCAAAActtctttctctttgttttttatctttattttcatttaaATGCAGTTTTGATGATAAATATTTGCTTTCTTTGTGGTTTGACATTTGCtagactacaacaacaacaatccagtaaaatcccacagGTGAGGgatctagggagggtagtgtatgcgcagaccttacccctacctcgatGGAGTAGAGAGGGCATCTGCTAGACTATGCTGTATAATTATCTCATCTTTAGATACTGATTGAGATATGATCAGAAACataaaaagttgaaaaaatatcCTATTAGAATAGGGTAGTCAAGTAAGCACCAACTATCCACTTAGCTAGTCTGTGCACCTTTCAATAAAAACAGGCAGTAAAACTCTGTAAAGTTATCTAGTTCAACTTCAAAACAAGAGAAAATGCATAATATTCATAATTTCCACCAAGAAAGTACCTTAAAATGCTCATATGCTAAATCAAGACGGCATGCGCCCACCACTCCACTAGGAATATTCAGCTTTTTTACATAAGAAACTGGAAAAACAAAAAATCCAGCATGTGAGAGATTTATAAAACAACTATCAAACAAGATATGAGGAACTTCCCCATCAAGGAGTTATTCAGTTTGAGGGAGAAACAAACAAAAGCACTCCACTTACATGAACTCATTCAgataattttcttattttgtcTTTGTTTTTGTTTGAGATAAACAAAAGAAAGAGTTCCACAAGAACCAAGGTTTAAAATGATATTTTCCATGTGAACATGAATCATTAGTGGATTGTCATATTTCTCAACAGTCTAaccaacaaaaacaaaagaaaagaagtgagaGGGAGGATGCAAGCTGAGGTCCTAAAATTCAAAGAGCCAATG belongs to Nicotiana tabacum cultivar K326 chromosome 6, ASM71507v2, whole genome shotgun sequence and includes:
- the LOC107780335 gene encoding uncharacterized protein LOC107780335; translated protein: MRSDSGSGFPSTVKISGLNSTGKSGPAFVGQVFSMCDLSGTGLMAVSTHFDIPFLSKRTPEWLKKMFAAVTKSERNGPVFRFFMDLGDAVSYVKKLNIPSGVVGACRLDLAYEHFKEKPHLFQFVPNEKQVKEANKLLKAMPQSDGRKKVDGVPVFSAQNLDIAIATTDGIKWYTPYFFDKNMLDNILEESVDQHFHSLIQTRHVQRRRDVFDDNLASEVIEEMGDSMWEPPEVQDVLDEVGQPAIPLSVISKAAEIHLLHAVDKVLLGNRWLRKATGIQPKFPYMVDSFEKRSAASFQRACRISSFVNNSQLEANDNQLQCISSSAVEEADDVSNKKQLGLDLRLPFGGWLSPAWSKGQKQQIIQDKREYRELHPSPLLPKITMVGVSMGEAGKVNKATLKKTMEDLTKELECTDQKNLSGNNVDEITFEERDPLFVANVGDYLSSAAKGGSARWVRGGAL